One Clostridia bacterium genomic region harbors:
- a CDS encoding anaerobic ribonucleoside-triphosphate reductase activating protein, translating into MNIYGMEKLSLVDFDSYTTCTLFTAGCNFACPFCHNSSLVQGKDLNKIDTTYIFDYLKKRKHLLDAVCITGGEPTLNKDLPEFIASVKELGYIVKLDTNGANPTMLLDLIKNNLVDYVAMDIKNSLEKYPQTCGVKNVDTLKIKESIDILLSNAVNYEFRTTLVKQFHTEQDMLDISKLIKGAKKYCLQQFVGNENCIDTTLCPIDKDTAQTYADLLKTSIKEVLLRGY; encoded by the coding sequence ATGAATATTTATGGAATGGAAAAATTATCCCTTGTGGATTTTGACTCTTACACGACTTGTACTTTGTTTACGGCGGGCTGTAATTTTGCTTGTCCTTTTTGTCACAATTCTTCGCTTGTGCAAGGCAAGGACTTAAACAAAATTGATACAACCTATATTTTTGACTATTTAAAGAAACGCAAACATTTGCTTGACGCAGTTTGTATAACCGGAGGCGAGCCTACGCTAAACAAAGATTTGCCGGAATTTATCGCTAGCGTAAAAGAGCTAGGTTATATTGTCAAACTTGATACAAACGGCGCAAACCCGACTATGCTACTTGACTTGATAAAAAACAACCTTGTCGATTACGTAGCTATGGACATCAAAAACAGTCTTGAAAAATATCCTCAAACTTGTGGCGTAAAAAATGTAGACACGCTAAAAATTAAAGAAAGCATAGATATCTTACTTTCTAATGCGGTAAATTACGAATTTAGAACAACGCTAGTTAAGCAATTCCATACCGAGCAAGATATGCTAGATATTTCTAAATTAATTAAAGGCGCAAAGAAATATTGCTTGCAACAATTTGTCGGCAATGAAAATTGTATAGACACCACTCTTTGCCCCATTGATAAAGATACCGCCCAAACTTACGCCGACTTATTAAAAACTTCAATTAAAGAAGTACTACTAAGGGGCTACTAA
- a CDS encoding GNAT family N-acyltransferase, which yields MQDYTVKNLGFTLKLAQTIDELTQAQELRYKYLLLSFNATRTDILTDNCEQDKYCDHLIVIDDNSGKVVGTYRLLTHCNCVKYNIDYFTKLEFNLGKIYHEQNIMEVGRAVVHPDYRNSIVLKLLWTGLMEYSKYYGIRYLFGTASYHSQDVELYKNSLSNFYYNNLVSPQFLVDALYPSFALPRLARQDIDLQKAKQETPPLIRAYAALGAKISNQVYIDSVFNCIDIFILFDLDNMNRPLLKRMFGIE from the coding sequence ATGCAAGATTATACAGTTAAAAATTTAGGGTTTACGCTCAAACTTGCGCAGACCATAGACGAGCTAACCCAAGCTCAGGAGCTACGATACAAGTACTTATTACTTTCATTTAACGCAACACGCACCGACATTTTAACCGATAACTGCGAACAAGACAAGTATTGCGACCACCTCATTGTAATTGACGATAACTCCGGCAAAGTCGTCGGCACGTATAGACTTCTTACTCATTGTAATTGCGTTAAATACAATATCGATTACTTTACCAAGCTGGAATTTAATTTGGGCAAGATATATCACGAACAAAATATTATGGAGGTAGGTAGAGCTGTCGTGCACCCCGATTACCGCAATAGTATTGTGCTTAAATTGTTGTGGACTGGGCTTATGGAATACAGCAAATACTACGGCATACGCTATTTGTTTGGCACGGCAAGCTACCATAGTCAAGATGTCGAACTGTATAAAAATTCGCTATCAAATTTCTATTATAATAATTTGGTTAGCCCGCAATTTTTAGTCGACGCCTTATATCCATCTTTTGCCTTGCCTCGGCTTGCAAGACAAGACATAGATTTGCAAAAGGCTAAGCAAGAAACTCCTCCGTTAATCAGGGCTTACGCCGCCTTAGGCGCAAAGATAAGCAATCAAGTTTATATAGATAGCGTGTTTAATTGCATTGACATATTTATACTATTTGATTTAGATAATATGAATAGACCTCTGCTCAAACGAATGTTTGGCATAGAATAA
- a CDS encoding DegV family protein, which produces MATRYFCDTDCELWYTDVEELGINVIKMPYVLDGKEYLYDFGKETDFDNFYKRIREGATPTTIALNEYIYTDYFEPIFAKGEDIFYIAFSSQMSATFDFMHKAVDKLLLKYPERKFTYFDTLSISIGAGIQVYYAMKLKNSGASDQEVLEFLQHFTKEVKTFFSVDDLHHLKRGGRLSSTAATLGTFFNLKPIIKVNELGKLQVMNKVRGNKMVARHLAEQVGKYATNLDKYDVWVMHADCLSRAEELKALVEQATQGKANVRTIIVGPVIGAHCGAGTLAVIFPSDCR; this is translated from the coding sequence ATGGCGACAAGATATTTTTGCGACACCGATTGCGAGCTTTGGTACACCGATGTCGAAGAATTAGGCATCAATGTAATCAAGATGCCGTATGTTTTAGACGGCAAAGAGTATTTATATGACTTCGGCAAAGAAACCGACTTTGACAACTTTTACAAAAGAATTCGTGAGGGCGCTACGCCCACAACGATAGCTCTTAATGAATATATCTACACAGACTATTTTGAACCGATTTTTGCTAAGGGGGAAGATATTTTTTACATCGCCTTTTCTTCGCAAATGTCAGCAACATTTGACTTTATGCACAAGGCGGTAGACAAACTGCTGTTAAAGTATCCCGAACGTAAATTTACTTATTTTGATACTTTATCTATTTCAATAGGCGCAGGCATACAAGTTTATTACGCAATGAAACTTAAAAATAGCGGGGCAAGCGACCAAGAAGTTTTAGAGTTTTTGCAACATTTTACCAAAGAAGTTAAGACTTTCTTCTCGGTAGACGACTTACACCACCTTAAACGTGGAGGTAGACTTTCTTCAACCGCCGCAACGCTAGGCACTTTCTTTAATCTTAAACCAATAATAAAAGTCAACGAATTAGGTAAACTTCAAGTTATGAATAAGGTTAGAGGCAACAAGATGGTTGCTCGTCACCTAGCCGAACAAGTAGGCAAGTATGCGACTAATCTTGACAAATATGACGTTTGGGTAATGCACGCCGATTGTTTGAGTAGGGCGGAAGAACTTAAAGCGTTAGTCGAGCAAGCAACGCAGGGCAAAGCAAACGTAAGGACGATTATTGTTGGACCTGTAATAGGCGCTCATTGCGGAGCAGGCACGCTTGCAGTAATCTTCCCAAGCGATTGTAGATAA
- the pdxS gene encoding pyridoxal 5'-phosphate synthase lyase subunit PdxS yields the protein MNQKQLFNKKLAEQLRGGVIMDVTTKEQAILAQEAGAVAVMALERIPADIRAVGGVSRMSDPKMIREIQSAVTIPVMAKCRIGHFVEAQILQAIGIDFIDESEVLSPADDSNHVDKTQFEAPFVCGARDLGEALRRISEGASMIRTKGEAGTGDVIQAVRHLRKINSQIKQVVVASRDELFDLAKELLAPYELLLQVHSTGKLPVVSFSAGGVATPADAALMMQLGAEGVFVGSGIFKSGNPSLRAKAIVQAVANFKDAKLIAELSSNLGEAMVGINESEIAILMAER from the coding sequence ATGAATCAAAAACAATTATTTAACAAAAAATTAGCCGAACAGCTTAGAGGCGGAGTTATTATGGACGTAACTACCAAAGAGCAAGCTATTCTAGCCCAAGAAGCAGGCGCAGTAGCGGTAATGGCGCTTGAAAGAATACCAGCCGACATTAGAGCGGTTGGCGGAGTTTCCCGAATGAGCGACCCGAAGATGATTAGAGAAATACAATCTGCCGTAACTATTCCGGTAATGGCGAAATGTCGCATAGGACACTTCGTAGAAGCTCAAATATTACAAGCTATCGGCATTGATTTTATCGACGAAAGCGAAGTTCTTTCGCCAGCCGACGACAGCAATCACGTTGACAAGACACAGTTTGAAGCTCCCTTTGTATGCGGTGCGAGAGATTTAGGCGAGGCGTTAAGAAGAATTAGCGAGGGCGCTTCTATGATACGCACAAAAGGCGAGGCAGGTACAGGCGACGTTATACAAGCCGTAAGACATTTAAGAAAAATAAATTCGCAAATTAAACAAGTAGTCGTAGCAAGTCGTGACGAACTGTTTGACCTTGCCAAAGAATTGCTTGCCCCCTATGAACTACTTCTTCAAGTGCATTCAACCGGCAAACTACCCGTAGTTAGTTTTTCAGCAGGCGGAGTTGCAACTCCGGCAGACGCAGCTCTTATGATGCAATTAGGCGCAGAGGGCGTATTTGTAGGTAGCGGAATATTTAAGTCCGGCAACCCCAGTTTAAGGGCAAAAGCCATAGTTCAAGCCGTAGCAAATTTCAAGGACGCTAAACTAATCGCCGAATTGTCCTCAAATTTAGGAGAAGCTATGGTGGGAATCAACGAAAGCGAAATAGCTATTCTTATGGCTGAACGGTAA
- a CDS encoding acetyl-CoA C-acetyltransferase, whose protein sequence is MKIFIVGAKRTAVGSMLGGLKSLPASELGAIVVRQLLADTSISASVIDEVIVGNVLSAGQGQGVGRQVAIKAGIPDTVPAYAVSMVCGSGLKAISNAYAQIKAGLANCIIAGGAESMSRAPMLIPCSVRTGTKMGDFNIVDHMIFDALTDAYSGVHMGITAENIAKKHNITRKMQDDFAYQSQQKAIKAVDGGVFDKEIVPITIKEKKSEYVFARDEHPNRTSTPEKLANLRPAFDKAGSVTAGNASGINDGAAFVMVASEQAVKEYNLTPLVEIVSVGQGGVDPQVMGLGPVPAIRQVLKNANMTLDQMELIELNEAFAAQSLGVIAELVEEHKIDRTKLMSRTNINGGAIALGHPVGASGSRILVTLIYELLSSDKQVGLASLCIGGGMGEAMIVKKI, encoded by the coding sequence ATGAAAATCTTTATTGTAGGCGCAAAAAGAACGGCTGTTGGAAGTATGCTCGGCGGTTTAAAAAGTTTACCTGCAAGCGAACTCGGCGCTATTGTAGTTAGACAACTTCTTGCAGATACAAGTATTAGCGCTTCAGTAATTGACGAAGTAATCGTGGGCAACGTGCTAAGCGCAGGACAAGGACAAGGCGTTGGCAGACAAGTTGCAATCAAGGCGGGAATTCCCGATACCGTACCGGCGTATGCCGTAAGTATGGTTTGTGGTAGCGGTCTTAAAGCCATAAGTAACGCTTATGCGCAAATTAAAGCAGGGCTTGCTAACTGCATAATTGCAGGTGGCGCAGAATCTATGTCACGTGCTCCTATGCTTATTCCTTGTTCGGTTAGAACAGGCACTAAGATGGGAGACTTTAATATAGTAGACCACATGATATTTGACGCTTTAACCGATGCTTATTCGGGCGTACACATGGGAATCACCGCCGAAAACATCGCTAAAAAACACAATATTACTCGTAAAATGCAAGATGACTTTGCATATCAATCGCAACAAAAAGCAATTAAAGCCGTAGACGGCGGAGTATTTGACAAAGAAATAGTTCCTATCACAATTAAAGAGAAAAAGAGCGAATATGTTTTTGCTCGTGACGAACACCCAAATCGCACTTCAACGCCTGAAAAACTTGCTAATCTTCGTCCCGCATTTGACAAGGCAGGCTCGGTTACTGCCGGCAACGCTTCGGGTATTAACGACGGCGCAGCCTTTGTAATGGTAGCAAGCGAACAAGCGGTTAAAGAATATAATCTTACGCCTCTTGTAGAGATAGTCAGCGTTGGTCAAGGCGGAGTTGACCCACAAGTAATGGGGCTAGGTCCTGTTCCCGCAATTAGACAAGTCTTGAAGAATGCAAATATGACTCTTGATCAAATGGAATTAATCGAACTTAACGAAGCTTTTGCAGCTCAATCTTTGGGCGTTATCGCCGAACTTGTCGAAGAACACAAGATTGATAGAACCAAACTTATGTCAAGGACAAATATCAACGGCGGAGCTATCGCTCTTGGTCACCCTGTTGGAGCGTCGGGCAGTCGCATATTGGTAACCCTTATTTACGAACTACTTTCAAGCGATAAACAAGTCGGGCTTGCCTCGCTATGTATAGGTGGCGGTATGGGCGAAGCTATGATAGTTAAAAAAATCTAA
- the citX gene encoding citrate lyase holo-[acyl-carrier protein] synthase produces the protein MVSLQQILASKDARQSLQRQLIQKYGKTVISFTVLAVGSNKQSSNSTFVGQVGVETIEQTFKDLIVFKQVDDDPTGFQSLFVVDLEEVAVKKLTTAIEENHKLGRLFDIDVIGKNFIPLSRESIGYAKRKCLLCDNPACECARAKVHSISQLNQQIENIISAYK, from the coding sequence TTGGTCAGTTTACAACAAATACTAGCCAGCAAAGACGCAAGGCAAAGCTTGCAACGACAATTAATTCAAAAATATGGCAAGACGGTAATATCGTTTACCGTCCTTGCCGTTGGAAGTAATAAGCAATCAAGCAATTCGACTTTTGTAGGGCAAGTTGGCGTAGAAACAATAGAGCAAACTTTTAAAGACCTAATTGTTTTTAAACAAGTCGACGACGACCCAACAGGGTTTCAGTCCTTGTTTGTAGTCGATTTAGAGGAAGTTGCCGTTAAGAAACTTACTACCGCAATAGAAGAAAATCACAAATTAGGCAGGCTATTTGATATTGACGTAATCGGTAAAAACTTTATTCCTTTGTCAAGGGAAAGTATAGGTTACGCTAAACGCAAATGTTTGCTATGCGACAATCCCGCTTGCGAGTGCGCAAGGGCAAAAGTTCACAGCATTAGCCAACTTAATCAACAAATAGAAAATATTATATCAGCATATAAATAA
- the citE gene encoding citrate (pro-3S)-lyase subunit beta has protein sequence MERLRRTMMFVPGNNPSMMQDAHIYGADSLMFDLEDSVTMHEKDAARLLVYNSLKTINYGNTELVVRINPLNTPYGVMDIRAMVSAGVQVIRMPKTETAQDVVDVEREIETVEREIGVPVGKTRIMAAIEGALGVINAYAIATASNRMMGIALGAEDYSANLKTNRSKEGTELLLARQTIVVAARAAGIDALDTVFSDLNDMDAFEKEVTLIKQLGFDGKSIINPRQISVIHRIFAPTEKELEKAGRIMYAIKEAEARGSGVISLNGKMVDKPVVIRAQRCIELAKACGMLEEDI, from the coding sequence ATGGAAAGATTAAGAAGGACTATGATGTTCGTTCCGGGCAATAATCCAAGTATGATGCAAGACGCCCATATTTATGGCGCAGACTCGCTAATGTTTGACTTAGAAGACTCGGTTACGATGCACGAAAAAGACGCTGCAAGACTACTTGTTTACAATTCGCTTAAAACTATTAATTATGGCAACACCGAGCTTGTTGTAAGAATTAATCCTCTCAACACTCCTTATGGCGTTATGGATATTAGAGCTATGGTTTCAGCCGGCGTGCAAGTTATTAGAATGCCCAAGACCGAAACAGCCCAAGACGTAGTCGACGTTGAAAGAGAAATTGAAACAGTTGAAAGAGAAATCGGCGTTCCCGTTGGCAAAACAAGAATAATGGCTGCGATAGAAGGCGCTTTGGGCGTAATTAACGCTTATGCAATCGCTACCGCTTCAAATAGAATGATGGGCATTGCCTTAGGCGCAGAAGACTACTCGGCAAACTTAAAGACAAATCGTAGCAAAGAGGGGACTGAGCTTCTTCTTGCAAGACAAACTATCGTAGTAGCCGCAAGAGCAGCCGGAATTGACGCATTAGACACAGTATTTTCGGACCTCAACGATATGGACGCTTTTGAAAAAGAAGTTACGTTGATTAAACAACTAGGATTTGACGGCAAGAGCATAATCAACCCAAGACAAATTAGCGTTATTCACCGCATATTTGCTCCCACCGAAAAAGAGCTTGAAAAAGCCGGTCGCATAATGTATGCAATCAAGGAAGCAGAGGCTCGTGGTAGCGGAGTTATCAGCCTAAATGGCAAAATGGTTGACAAGCCCGTAGTAATTAGGGCGCAAAGATGTATCGAACTTGCTAAGGCGTGCGGTATGTTAGAGGAGGATATTTAA
- a CDS encoding PLP-dependent aminotransferase family protein, producing the protein MLTYDIELRKDKSLYMYLYECIKDDITSGKLIAGQKLPSKRELSERLKVSVMTVQNAYAELLEQGYIKSLLRKGYFVEQVEFIKIASVPFVSSKKQEKVGFAVDFSANSISQDKFPFSVWSRQIRETLSEGKGLEAPCLEGCFALRNAIAKLLYRMRGINVEEKQIFIGAGSQHFYNTLSKFFKGSVFALEEPGYLNIGKSYELEGITCKHISLDGDGINLQELIASKANIAHISPNHHFPTGIVMSIKRRTELLNWANQQSNRYIIEDDYDSEFRHVGKIIPTLQSIDNFGKVIYMNTFTKTISPSLRISFMALPQQLVEKYQALFNFYSCSVSSFEQLALAKFIDKGYFEQHINRMRKIYKAKRDGIINIIKDIFKQKVTITEQNSGLHFIIRLSTALSDQEVISKASYCGIRLVAVSSFYHNLPKLEHEFIINYSCLELDKARATLSNLSKYV; encoded by the coding sequence ATGTTAACTTACGACATCGAGCTGAGAAAAGATAAATCGCTTTATATGTATTTGTACGAATGTATTAAAGACGATATAACAAGCGGAAAATTAATCGCAGGGCAAAAGTTACCCTCTAAACGAGAACTTAGCGAACGTTTAAAAGTAAGCGTTATGACAGTACAGAACGCTTACGCCGAACTACTCGAACAAGGATATATAAAGAGTTTGTTAAGAAAAGGCTATTTTGTCGAGCAAGTTGAGTTTATTAAAATTGCATCAGTTCCCTTTGTCAGCTCAAAAAAACAAGAAAAAGTTGGCTTTGCCGTAGATTTTTCGGCAAACTCAATTAGTCAAGACAAATTTCCTTTTTCTGTGTGGTCAAGACAAATAAGGGAAACATTAAGCGAAGGCAAGGGTCTTGAAGCCCCTTGCCTCGAAGGCTGTTTTGCTTTGCGAAACGCAATCGCCAAATTGCTCTATCGTATGCGAGGTATTAACGTCGAAGAAAAGCAAATTTTTATAGGCGCAGGCAGTCAACATTTTTACAATACGCTTTCAAAATTTTTTAAGGGTAGCGTCTTTGCATTAGAAGAACCCGGCTATTTAAATATAGGCAAATCTTACGAGCTTGAAGGCATAACGTGCAAACACATCAGTCTTGACGGCGACGGAATTAACTTGCAAGAACTAATCGCAAGCAAGGCAAATATAGCCCATATCAGCCCAAACCATCACTTTCCAACAGGCATAGTTATGTCTATTAAGCGAAGAACCGAACTGCTTAACTGGGCAAACCAACAATCTAACCGTTATATAATAGAGGACGACTACGACAGCGAATTTCGTCACGTAGGGAAAATTATTCCTACTCTACAAAGCATAGACAATTTCGGCAAAGTAATCTATATGAACACTTTTACCAAGACTATTTCGCCCTCGCTTAGAATAAGTTTTATGGCTCTGCCTCAACAGCTTGTAGAAAAGTATCAAGCGTTATTTAACTTTTATTCGTGTTCGGTGTCAAGCTTTGAACAGCTTGCGCTAGCTAAATTTATTGATAAAGGATATTTTGAACAGCATATAAATCGAATGAGAAAAATTTATAAGGCAAAACGAGATGGTATTATTAATATAATCAAAGATATTTTTAAGCAGAAGGTAACTATTACCGAGCAGAACTCAGGGCTTCACTTCATAATTAGGCTCAGTACCGCTTTAAGCGACCAAGAGGTAATTAGTAAGGCAAGTTACTGCGGTATTAGATTAGTTGCCGTTAGCAGTTTTTATCATAATTTGCCTAAGCTAGAACACGAATTTATAATTAATTACTCTTGTCTAGAATTAGACAAGGCAAGAGCGACGTTATCAAATTTATCTAAATATGTTTAA
- the citD gene encoding citrate lyase acyl carrier protein: MKKSSAGTLESGDIYIEIAPVATSGISIKLDSIVAHQFGKKIKSVISSTLKEMGVDGVQVVATDKGALDCTIKARVQAAVLRGDDKSCFKW, from the coding sequence ATGAAAAAATCATCTGCCGGCACACTCGAATCAGGCGATATTTACATTGAAATTGCGCCTGTTGCTACAAGTGGAATTAGCATTAAGCTTGATAGCATTGTTGCCCATCAATTTGGTAAGAAAATTAAAAGCGTTATCTCGTCTACTCTCAAAGAAATGGGCGTTGACGGCGTGCAAGTAGTTGCGACCGATAAAGGGGCGCTTGACTGCACTATCAAAGCAAGGGTTCAAGCCGCAGTATTGCGTGGCGACGATAAATCTTGCTTTAAGTGGTAG
- a CDS encoding GDSL-type esterase/lipase family protein, with product MNVLNIVLVSAFGFCLILLIVYLCVIKSMEVNRANSYNLINKSAKKGEIVFFGDSLTDFFPLQEFIDVPTIYNRGIAGNTTANLLARLDNVIGLQPSKLFLQIGTNDLSQGKKPAFIVANIKKIVDQIKLACPNIKVYVISTYPIRRRKNLWAHIVCGLRTINKLQKINALLEKLCKEEGLSYINMWDTLCDEKNICKKEYTVEGLHITILGYCAITQVLRPYIEE from the coding sequence ATGAACGTTTTAAATATTGTCTTGGTTTCCGCTTTTGGTTTTTGTTTAATCTTGCTTATAGTTTATTTGTGCGTAATCAAAAGTATGGAAGTCAATCGTGCAAATTCTTATAATTTAATCAACAAATCTGCTAAAAAGGGGGAAATTGTGTTCTTCGGCGACTCCTTGACCGACTTTTTTCCGCTTCAAGAGTTTATCGACGTGCCAACAATTTACAATCGTGGTATTGCCGGCAACACCACGGCAAACCTACTTGCAAGGCTAGATAATGTTATAGGTTTACAGCCCTCAAAGCTATTTCTTCAAATTGGCACAAACGACCTTTCGCAAGGCAAGAAGCCTGCGTTTATTGTAGCGAATATTAAAAAAATAGTCGACCAAATTAAACTTGCTTGCCCAAACATTAAGGTTTATGTAATCTCAACTTATCCAATAAGAAGAAGGAAGAATCTTTGGGCGCATATTGTATGCGGTTTAAGAACAATTAATAAATTACAAAAGATTAACGCTCTATTAGAAAAATTGTGTAAAGAAGAAGGTTTGAGCTACATTAATATGTGGGACACTCTTTGCGACGAAAAGAATATTTGCAAGAAAGAATACACCGTAGAAGGGCTACATATTACTATACTCGGTTATTGCGCTATTACTCAGGTGCTTAGACCATATATCGAAGAATAA
- the citF gene encoding citrate lyase subunit alpha has translation MDKLLDEAKLSKQLDMPIYEDNWNSNTIKRDFTPRLELQTKCGKITDLESAIKSAGLKDGMTISFHHHFRNGDKILNMVMDKLAGMGFKNLQIAPSSLSEVHSPLIKHIQNGVVTRIQTSGLRGELAEAISHGLMENPVIFRSHGGRAAAIANKQLHIDLAFIGASSCDYLGNANGYSREKEKSICGSLGYAKVDAEYADKVIILTDSLVAYPNVPVAISEKHVDYIVSVEEVGDATKIASGAIKETKNPHDILIAQTAAQVVEFGGFFYDGFSLQTGSGGASLACTQYIREAMIRKNVKARFALGGITSHMVQLHEEGLIGKLLDVQSFDMVAARSLKNNRFHQQICANIYANPYQQGSAIHWLDVVMLSALEVDVNFNVNVLTGSDGVIRGAIGGHPDTACGAALSIVLCPLTRGRIPCVVEKVTTLITPGSFVDVIVTDQGVAVNPARPEVAKRLKKAGIKIVSIEDLKAKAEKILGKPDELPFGDKVVGVVTSPDNAILDLIYQIKAVEE, from the coding sequence ATGGATAAATTACTTGACGAGGCTAAATTATCTAAGCAATTAGATATGCCAATATATGAAGATAACTGGAATAGCAATACAATAAAGAGAGATTTTACCCCAAGGTTAGAATTACAAACCAAATGCGGTAAAATTACCGACCTTGAAAGCGCAATTAAGAGCGCAGGGCTTAAAGACGGTATGACAATTTCTTTCCACCACCATTTTAGAAACGGCGACAAAATTCTCAATATGGTTATGGATAAACTCGCCGGTATGGGCTTTAAAAATTTACAAATCGCTCCTTCTTCGTTAAGCGAAGTTCACAGTCCGTTAATTAAACATATACAAAACGGCGTTGTGACAAGAATTCAAACTAGCGGACTAAGAGGCGAACTTGCCGAGGCAATTTCACACGGCTTAATGGAAAATCCCGTTATTTTCCGTTCGCACGGCGGTAGAGCGGCTGCTATTGCAAACAAACAACTCCACATTGACCTAGCGTTTATCGGCGCATCTTCTTGCGACTATTTAGGCAACGCTAACGGTTACAGTCGTGAAAAAGAGAAGTCTATTTGCGGTAGCTTAGGCTATGCAAAAGTAGACGCCGAATATGCCGACAAGGTTATTATTTTAACCGATAGTTTGGTAGCTTACCCCAATGTACCGGTTGCAATTAGCGAGAAACACGTTGACTATATTGTAAGCGTAGAAGAAGTTGGCGACGCAACCAAGATAGCTTCCGGCGCAATCAAAGAAACGAAAAATCCTCACGATATTTTAATTGCCCAAACAGCTGCGCAAGTAGTTGAGTTTGGCGGTTTCTTCTATGATGGTTTCTCTCTACAAACCGGTTCGGGCGGAGCTAGCCTTGCTTGCACTCAATATATTAGAGAAGCTATGATTCGCAAAAATGTCAAAGCTAGATTTGCTCTTGGCGGAATTACAAGCCACATGGTTCAACTTCACGAAGAAGGGCTTATCGGCAAATTGCTTGATGTACAAAGTTTTGATATGGTTGCCGCGCGTTCGCTTAAAAATAACCGTTTCCACCAACAAATATGCGCTAATATTTACGCTAACCCTTATCAACAAGGTTCGGCTATTCACTGGTTAGACGTAGTTATGTTGTCGGCTCTTGAAGTTGACGTTAACTTTAACGTAAACGTTCTAACGGGTAGCGACGGCGTAATTAGAGGGGCAATAGGCGGTCACCCCGACACTGCTTGCGGAGCTGCATTATCAATAGTGCTTTGTCCTTTAACAAGAGGTAGAATTCCCTGCGTAGTTGAAAAAGTTACGACGTTAATCACGCCGGGTTCGTTTGTAGACGTAATTGTCACCGACCAAGGCGTAGCGGTTAATCCCGCTAGACCCGAAGTTGCAAAAAGACTTAAAAAAGCCGGCATTAAAATTGTATCTATCGAAGACCTTAAAGCAAAGGCGGAGAAAATTCTCGGCAAGCCCGACGAACTACCCTTTGGCGACAAGGTTGTCGGCGTAGTTACAAGTCCGGACAATGCAATACTTGATTTAATTTATCAAATTAAGGCGGTTGAGGAATAG
- the fabG gene encoding 3-oxoacyl-ACP reductase FabG produces the protein MKLNGKVAIVTGGAKGLGQAMAELFAEEGAKVIACDVMDLTYSNPNVEGYKLNVADSANCKECFDYVMGKYGKIDILVNNAGITRDGMTRKMTDEMWNLVISVNLTGVFNLTRLIGPQMEANNYGSIINISSVVGEYGNIGQANYAATKAGVIGLTKTWAKEFARKGANVRVNAIAPGYTLTDMLKTVPQDLLDKFASLTMLGRLGQPIEIAKAALFLASDDSSYVTAQLLSVNGGMRL, from the coding sequence ATGAAACTAAACGGTAAAGTCGCCATCGTTACGGGAGGCGCAAAAGGTCTTGGTCAAGCTATGGCAGAGTTGTTCGCAGAAGAAGGCGCTAAGGTAATAGCTTGCGACGTAATGGACTTAACTTATTCAAACCCTAATGTTGAGGGTTATAAACTTAACGTAGCCGACAGCGCAAACTGCAAAGAGTGCTTTGACTATGTAATGGGCAAATACGGCAAAATTGACATTCTTGTAAACAACGCAGGTATCACTCGTGATGGTATGACACGCAAGATGACAGACGAAATGTGGAATCTTGTAATTAGTGTTAACCTAACCGGCGTATTCAATTTAACAAGACTAATTGGACCGCAAATGGAAGCTAACAATTATGGCAGTATTATCAACATTTCTTCGGTAGTTGGCGAATACGGTAACATCGGTCAAGCAAATTATGCAGCTACAAAGGCAGGCGTAATTGGTTTAACCAAGACTTGGGCAAAAGAATTTGCACGTAAGGGCGCAAACGTTCGTGTAAACGCTATCGCTCCCGGCTACACCTTAACCGATATGTTAAAGACTGTTCCGCAAGATTTACTCGATAAATTTGCAAGTTTGACAATGTTAGGCAGACTTGGTCAACCTATCGAAATTGCAAAAGCCGCATTGTTCCTAGCTAGCGACGATTCGTCTTACGTAACCGCTCAATTACTAAGCGTAAACGGCGGTATGCGTCTATAA